From the genome of Ornithobacterium rhinotracheale, one region includes:
- a CDS encoding TonB-dependent receptor plug domain-containing protein, producing MTGSVSVVDSKAFESRPISNAVQALQGKVAGMNFDLGSSGTELGSSPSINVRGTGTLGVGSSARPLVLIDGAEGDFSSLNPQDIESISVLKDAASFSLYGSRAAFGVILVTTKSGKEGKVSISYNNSLRWSSPTLVPDGLDSEKFMNYLNEAWVNNSATTGLRFTPGQIENAIKYKNGEIKEATEWDPAIQQWKTFQAWDNVDWYRQMYRDWVPSQEHNLSINGGNDKTTYYLSANFLGQEGLMRYKQILMIDMH from the coding sequence TTGACAGGTTCTGTTTCTGTTGTGGATTCTAAAGCATTTGAAAGCAGACCAATATCTAATGCGGTACAAGCTTTGCAAGGTAAAGTAGCAGGGATGAATTTTGATCTAGGAAGCTCAGGAACTGAGTTGGGAAGCTCTCCCTCGATAAATGTGAGGGGAACGGGAACGCTTGGTGTTGGTTCATCAGCAAGGCCTTTGGTTTTGATTGATGGTGCAGAGGGCGATTTTTCTTCACTTAATCCACAAGATATTGAAAGTATTTCGGTATTGAAAGATGCGGCATCCTTTTCATTATATGGTTCAAGAGCTGCCTTTGGGGTGATTTTAGTTACAACAAAATCAGGTAAAGAAGGTAAAGTTTCTATTTCATACAACAATAGTTTGAGATGGAGTTCCCCTACATTGGTGCCAGATGGCTTGGATTCTGAAAAATTTATGAACTATTTAAACGAAGCTTGGGTTAATAATTCAGCTACAACTGGGTTAAGATTTACACCTGGGCAAATAGAAAATGCAATTAAGTATAAAAATGGGGAAATTAAAGAAGCTACAGAATGGGATCCAGCTATACAACAATGGAAAACATTCCAAGCATGGGATAATGTAGACTGGTATCGCCAAATGTATAGAGATTGGGTTCCCTCTCAAGAACACAACTTGTCGATCAATGGAGGAAATGATAAGACTACATACTACCTATCTGCAAACTTTCTCGGGCAAGAAGGCTTAATGAGATATAAACAGATACTTATGATAGATATGCATTAA
- a CDS encoding DUF2480 family protein, whose translation MNEIINRVAKSSLITIDLAHIFNSEILPKIKILDIQEFLRDGQILIEKEFRATLKEINWADFQDRFVHITCSGDPILPGWAFLLLQCHLAPFAEFCGVGNKDDFNNLAIEHYVKNMNLDDFSGKPIIIKGCGNMKINEQTYLSLVAKLQPVAKSLMYGEACSTVPLYKKK comes from the coding sequence ATGAACGAGATAATTAACAGAGTTGCCAAGAGCTCACTCATTACGATAGATTTAGCACATATATTTAACTCTGAAATTTTACCAAAAATCAAAATTTTAGACATTCAAGAATTTCTAAGAGATGGGCAAATTTTAATTGAAAAGGAATTTAGGGCGACTTTAAAAGAAATCAATTGGGCAGATTTTCAAGATCGTTTTGTGCACATCACATGTAGTGGAGATCCCATTTTGCCTGGTTGGGCATTTTTATTATTACAATGCCATCTAGCCCCCTTTGCTGAATTCTGTGGTGTAGGGAATAAAGATGATTTCAATAATTTAGCAATAGAACATTATGTGAAAAATATGAATTTGGATGATTTTTCTGGAAAACCAATCATCATCAAAGGCTGTGGAAATATGAAAATCAACGAACAGACTTATCTATCGCTCGTTGCAAAATTACAGCCCGTAGCCAAATCTCTTATGTACGGAGAAGCTTGTAGCACAGTTCCTCTTTACAAGAAAAAATGA
- the pyk gene encoding pyruvate kinase, producing the protein MNNFNKKTKIVATLGPATDSKETIRDMIMNGVDVFRINFSHADYSDVERRVKWIREINEEEELNVGILGDLQGPKLRVGVVEEGSFLEPGDILTFTHKEVIGNSKRVFMTYELFAQDVKVGEKILVDDGKLIFEVIETNMKDEVKARVIQGGELKSKKGVNLPNTKISLPALTPKDIKDAIFAMKMHLDWIALSFVRHAQDVIDLKNLIRKNCDHKIPIIAKIEKPEALANIDEILPQCDALMVARGDLGVEIPMEEVPTAQKHLVDKAKLARKPVIIATQMMESMIESLTPTRAEVNDVANSVMDGADAVMLSGETSVGKYPVQVIKTMANILRSVENDPHIQVPPHKPTDLTDDRYITNVICYNAAKMSKDVNTQAIVTITYSGYTAFQISSHRPDAGIYIFSPNKRILGMLNLLWGVRAFYYRGDKNTDETVVEVNKYLQDRKLVKKGDFVINLNAMPVFRKGITNTLRLTTIVD; encoded by the coding sequence ATGAATAATTTCAATAAAAAAACTAAAATCGTAGCTACTCTTGGACCTGCTACAGATTCCAAAGAAACCATCAGAGATATGATTATGAACGGAGTTGATGTGTTTAGAATCAACTTCTCTCACGCAGACTATTCTGATGTAGAGCGTCGCGTGAAATGGATTAGAGAAATCAATGAAGAAGAAGAATTAAATGTAGGAATCTTAGGAGATTTACAAGGTCCTAAACTCAGAGTAGGGGTAGTAGAAGAAGGCTCTTTTCTTGAGCCAGGAGATATTCTTACCTTCACACACAAGGAGGTAATTGGAAACAGCAAACGCGTTTTCATGACTTATGAGCTTTTTGCCCAAGATGTAAAAGTGGGTGAAAAAATCTTGGTAGATGACGGAAAATTGATTTTTGAAGTAATCGAAACCAACATGAAAGATGAAGTAAAGGCACGCGTGATTCAAGGTGGAGAACTTAAATCTAAAAAAGGTGTAAACTTACCAAACACTAAAATCTCATTACCAGCCCTTACGCCTAAAGATATAAAAGATGCTATTTTCGCTATGAAAATGCACCTAGATTGGATCGCTTTAAGCTTCGTGAGACATGCACAAGATGTGATAGATCTTAAAAACTTAATCAGAAAGAATTGCGATCACAAAATCCCAATCATTGCAAAAATCGAAAAGCCTGAGGCTCTTGCTAATATAGATGAAATTTTACCTCAGTGCGATGCTCTAATGGTGGCTCGTGGAGATTTAGGCGTGGAAATCCCTATGGAAGAGGTGCCTACTGCGCAAAAACACTTGGTAGATAAAGCCAAATTAGCCAGAAAACCCGTCATCATCGCAACCCAAATGATGGAAAGTATGATTGAAAGCCTCACCCCTACACGCGCCGAGGTAAACGATGTTGCCAACTCAGTAATGGACGGTGCCGATGCCGTGATGCTAAGTGGTGAAACTTCGGTAGGAAAATATCCTGTACAGGTGATCAAAACTATGGCAAATATCTTAAGATCTGTAGAAAATGATCCGCACATTCAAGTGCCACCTCATAAGCCTACTGACTTGACCGATGATCGATACATCACTAATGTGATTTGTTATAATGCTGCAAAAATGTCTAAAGATGTAAACACACAAGCTATCGTTACTATTACCTATTCTGGGTACACAGCTTTCCAAATCTCATCTCACAGACCTGACGCAGGTATTTACATCTTCTCTCCAAATAAGCGAATTTTAGGCATGCTCAACTTGCTTTGGGGCGTGCGTGCATTCTACTATCGTGGAGATAAAAACACTGATGAAACAGTGGTAGAAGTAAATAAATACTTACAAGATCGCAAACTCGTAAAAAAAGGAGATTTCGTAATCAACTTAAATGCGATGCCTGTGTTTAGAAAAGGTATTACCAATACATTGAGACTCACCACAATTGTAGATTAA
- a CDS encoding NAD(P)-dependent oxidoreductase has product MKKVTLIGASGYVGSAILNELLNRNHQVTAVVRNPEKIVIQNANLEVVKADISNVNEIISLSKGKDAVISAYNPGWANPRIYEETLENYPKIIEAAKQSGVKRLLIVGGAATLFVEPGVRLIDTPNFPEDWKPGAKSLGEIYLNLLSNETQIDWVFLSPAANLGNLSSGKRTGKYRVGKDDLLLDVSGNSFISVEDYAMAMVDELEQENHHFERFTVAY; this is encoded by the coding sequence ATGAAAAAAGTAACATTAATTGGTGCTAGCGGGTATGTAGGCTCTGCTATTTTAAATGAATTGTTGAATAGAAATCATCAGGTAACGGCGGTAGTCAGAAATCCTGAAAAAATTGTAATTCAGAATGCAAATTTGGAGGTAGTGAAGGCTGATATTTCTAATGTGAATGAAATCATTTCTCTGTCCAAAGGTAAAGACGCAGTGATTAGTGCATATAATCCTGGATGGGCAAATCCTAGGATTTATGAGGAAACTCTAGAAAATTATCCTAAAATCATAGAGGCGGCGAAGCAATCAGGGGTTAAAAGATTATTGATTGTGGGGGGAGCTGCGACTTTATTTGTAGAGCCAGGTGTGAGATTGATAGATACTCCTAATTTTCCTGAGGATTGGAAACCTGGGGCTAAATCTTTAGGGGAGATATATTTAAATTTATTGAGTAATGAAACGCAAATAGATTGGGTGTTTCTATCTCCTGCAGCCAATTTGGGAAATTTATCATCTGGTAAGCGTACTGGAAAATACAGAGTGGGCAAAGATGATTTGCTGTTAGATGTATCGGGAAACAGCTTTATTTCTGTAGAAGATTATGCTATGGCGATGGTAGATGAACTTGAACAAGAAAATCATCATTTTGAGAGATTTACAGTTGCTTATTAA
- the rnc gene encoding ribonuclease III, whose amino-acid sequence MPLLQSFWKKVSSLIKKDKKSDLPKKLLDMLGFIPKDSSLFLEALTPRSAQRKSAEGEAFNYERLEFLGDAMLSAIIAEYLFVNAPTQKEGYLTKMRAKIVSRKHLNQIGNDMGLLSLIDSDLKKKITLGANVCGDMFESLIGAIYEDQGYEVTKNFIYKSVIAPYVDLENLENRISSYKSLMLEWCQKNRIKLSFDTQEENSAENTKFFVSAICLDEKEVARGRATSKKKAEEKAAKRAYFSFQKEISVQCL is encoded by the coding sequence ATGCCACTACTCCAAAGTTTTTGGAAAAAGGTTTCTTCCTTAATTAAGAAAGATAAGAAATCTGATTTACCCAAAAAATTGTTGGATATGCTGGGCTTTATCCCCAAGGATTCCTCTCTGTTTCTTGAAGCACTCACGCCAAGAAGCGCACAACGAAAATCCGCTGAGGGCGAGGCTTTTAATTATGAACGGCTAGAATTTTTAGGCGATGCGATGCTCAGTGCCATTATTGCGGAGTATCTCTTTGTTAATGCGCCTACGCAAAAAGAGGGCTACCTGACTAAAATGCGTGCAAAAATCGTAAGCAGAAAGCATTTAAACCAAATCGGAAATGATATGGGACTTTTAAGTCTAATAGATTCTGATTTAAAGAAAAAAATAACACTCGGTGCGAATGTTTGTGGCGATATGTTTGAATCGCTCATTGGGGCTATCTACGAAGATCAAGGTTATGAAGTTACCAAAAACTTTATTTATAAAAGTGTAATTGCCCCTTATGTAGACTTAGAAAATCTAGAAAATAGAATTTCTAGCTATAAAAGTTTAATGCTGGAATGGTGCCAAAAGAATAGAATAAAACTCTCTTTTGATACGCAGGAGGAAAATAGTGCCGAGAATACTAAGTTTTTTGTATCTGCAATTTGTTTAGATGAAAAGGAAGTTGCACGAGGTCGCGCCACCTCTAAGAAAAAAGCGGAGGAAAAGGCAGCCAAGCGAGCTTATTTTAGTTTTCAGAAAGAAATTTCAGTGCAATGCCTATAA
- a CDS encoding IPExxxVDY family protein, whose amino-acid sequence MIDYKFIYHVNFILSTSFVFQPDLDVYFRGQLAHFGNYYYFDFDSKNDCYFINNISRPTESLLPENSLFQSLEKRFYLLERYKRYNFLLKLSGNITKEPSFALSLQKLNFIYKTQLLNLTKAEKNLLLI is encoded by the coding sequence ATGATAGACTATAAGTTTATATATCATGTAAATTTTATACTTTCTACAAGTTTTGTATTTCAACCAGACTTAGATGTTTACTTTCGTGGGCAACTAGCTCATTTTGGCAACTATTACTATTTCGACTTTGACTCAAAAAATGATTGTTATTTTATTAACAATATCTCCAGGCCCACCGAAAGTCTGCTGCCCGAAAACTCTTTATTCCAGAGCTTGGAAAAGCGTTTTTATCTGCTAGAGAGGTACAAAAGATATAATTTCTTATTAAAACTTAGTGGTAACATAACAAAAGAACCCAGTTTTGCCTTATCTTTGCAAAAATTGAATTTTATATACAAAACGCAATTATTAAATTTAACCAAGGCAGAAAAAAATCTATTACTAATATGA
- the pckA gene encoding phosphoenolpyruvate carboxykinase (ATP) produces MENLKKALESYGIKDVKEIVHNPSYEQLFEEETKPGLEGFEKGQVTELGAVNVMTGEFTGRSPKDKFIVEDDVTRDTIWWTTPESPNDNKKLSQEAWNHLKEITTNQLSGKRLFVVDGFCGANEESRLKVRIITEVAWQAHFVTNMFIRPSKEELANFGEPDFVVMNASKTSNKEYEKYGMNSEVYTVFNLTEKMQVIGGTWYGGEMKKGMFAMMNYYLPLRGYASMHCSANVGEKGDTAIFFGLSGTGKTTLSTDPNRKLIGDDEHGWDDEGVFNFEGGCYAKTINLDKDAEPEIYGAIKRDALLENVTVDENGKIDFTDGSVTQNTRVSYPIYHIENIVKPVSKAGPAKKVIFLTADAFGVMPPVSKLTPEQTKYHFLSGFTAKLAGTERGVTSPQPTFSACFGAAFLSLHPTKYGEELVKKMEANNATAYLVNTGWNGTGKRISIKDTRAIINAILDGSIDKAETKVVPIFNLEVPVELPGVDSGILDPRDTYAEASEWEEKAKDLAGRFIKNFEKYTDNEEGKKLVEAGPQL; encoded by the coding sequence ATGGAAAACTTAAAAAAAGCTTTAGAAAGTTACGGAATTAAGGACGTAAAAGAAATTGTACACAACCCATCGTACGAGCAACTTTTTGAAGAAGAAACTAAGCCAGGGCTAGAGGGATTCGAAAAAGGACAAGTAACGGAGCTAGGAGCAGTGAATGTGATGACTGGAGAGTTTACAGGGCGTTCTCCTAAAGACAAATTCATTGTGGAGGATGATGTAACTAGAGATACCATCTGGTGGACTACTCCTGAGTCTCCAAATGATAACAAAAAACTTAGCCAAGAGGCTTGGAATCACCTTAAAGAAATCACTACTAATCAGCTTTCAGGTAAGAGACTGTTTGTAGTAGATGGCTTCTGTGGTGCGAATGAAGAATCAAGATTAAAAGTAAGAATCATTACCGAGGTGGCTTGGCAAGCACACTTCGTTACCAATATGTTTATCCGCCCAAGCAAAGAGGAATTGGCAAACTTCGGGGAGCCAGATTTCGTAGTGATGAACGCTTCTAAAACTTCAAACAAAGAGTATGAGAAATACGGAATGAACTCAGAGGTTTACACCGTGTTTAACTTGACAGAGAAAATGCAAGTAATCGGAGGAACTTGGTACGGCGGTGAGATGAAAAAAGGTATGTTTGCCATGATGAACTACTACCTGCCATTGAGAGGATACGCCTCAATGCACTGTTCTGCCAATGTAGGCGAGAAAGGCGATACAGCTATCTTCTTTGGGCTTTCAGGAACAGGGAAAACAACCCTTTCTACCGACCCTAATAGAAAACTTATCGGTGATGATGAGCACGGATGGGATGATGAAGGCGTATTCAACTTTGAAGGTGGGTGCTACGCAAAAACCATCAACTTGGATAAAGATGCAGAGCCAGAAATCTACGGAGCTATCAAGCGCGATGCATTATTAGAAAATGTAACTGTAGATGAAAACGGAAAAATCGACTTTACAGATGGTTCTGTAACTCAAAACACCCGTGTTTCTTACCCAATCTATCACATTGAAAACATCGTAAAACCAGTTTCAAAAGCAGGACCAGCTAAAAAAGTAATCTTCTTAACAGCTGATGCTTTCGGTGTAATGCCTCCAGTTTCAAAATTAACACCAGAGCAAACTAAATACCACTTCTTAAGCGGATTTACTGCAAAGTTGGCAGGTACTGAGCGTGGTGTAACTAGCCCTCAGCCTACTTTCTCTGCTTGCTTTGGAGCAGCCTTCCTTTCATTGCACCCTACTAAATATGGTGAGGAATTAGTGAAGAAAATGGAAGCTAACAACGCTACTGCCTACTTAGTAAACACTGGTTGGAACGGTACTGGGAAAAGAATCTCTATCAAAGACACTCGTGCTATTATCAATGCAATTTTAGACGGTTCTATCGATAAAGCTGAGACCAAAGTGGTGCCAATCTTTAACCTAGAAGTTCCAGTGGAATTACCAGGAGTAGATTCAGGAATCCTAGACCCAAGAGATACTTATGCAGAAGCTTCTGAATGGGAAGAAAAAGCAAAAGACCTTGCGGGCAGATTCATCAAAAACTTTGAGAAATACACTGACAACGAAGAAGGTAAAAAATTAGTAGAAGCAGGACCACAATTATAA
- the fabF gene encoding beta-ketoacyl-ACP synthase II — MKLKRVVITGLGALTPIGNTYNEYWNNLLKGVSGAAPITLFDTSQFKTQFACEVKNFDPLQHFDRKEVRKMDRTGQLGIVAAREAVENSGILNDTHLDKTRIGVIWGSGIGGLLTFEQEVSSYATGNGAPRFNPFFIPKMIADITPGLISMEFGFMGPNYTTVSACASSSNAIIDAFNLIRLGKADAIVTGGSEAAITAAGIGGFNALHALSTRNDDPATASRPFDKDRDGFVMGEGAGVMILEEYEHAVARGATIYAEVAGGGMSADAYHMTAPHPEGLGVYHVMKNTLEDANIQPNEVDHINMHATSTPLGDIAEPKAVVDFFGEHAKNIQINATKSMHGHLLGATGAVEAIATIGAVYNGIVPPTINLHEKDERVADLDYTFNTPKEKEIRYAMSNTFGFGGHNACVLFKKFS, encoded by the coding sequence ATGAAGTTAAAAAGAGTTGTAATTACAGGGTTAGGCGCACTCACTCCCATTGGTAATACCTACAATGAATATTGGAACAACTTACTGAAAGGGGTGAGTGGAGCTGCGCCCATTACTTTATTTGACACCTCTCAATTCAAAACCCAGTTTGCTTGCGAGGTTAAAAACTTTGACCCATTGCAGCATTTCGACCGAAAAGAAGTGCGCAAAATGGACAGAACTGGGCAACTAGGCATAGTAGCCGCACGAGAAGCCGTGGAAAACAGCGGAATTCTCAATGATACTCACCTAGACAAAACTAGAATTGGCGTTATCTGGGGCTCTGGAATTGGTGGCTTACTCACCTTTGAACAAGAAGTTTCCAGCTATGCAACAGGGAACGGCGCTCCAAGATTTAACCCATTCTTTATCCCCAAAATGATTGCCGACATTACCCCAGGGTTAATCTCTATGGAATTCGGCTTTATGGGACCTAACTACACAACAGTCTCCGCGTGTGCCTCTTCATCAAACGCAATCATAGATGCATTTAACTTAATCCGCTTAGGAAAAGCCGATGCCATTGTAACGGGAGGCTCAGAAGCCGCCATTACAGCCGCTGGAATCGGAGGATTTAATGCACTACACGCACTCTCTACACGAAATGACGACCCTGCAACGGCGTCTAGACCTTTTGATAAAGACCGCGACGGATTTGTAATGGGCGAAGGTGCAGGTGTTATGATTTTGGAAGAATACGAGCACGCCGTGGCGCGTGGCGCAACTATTTATGCAGAAGTAGCCGGTGGCGGAATGTCTGCCGATGCCTATCATATGACAGCCCCTCACCCAGAAGGCTTAGGCGTGTACCATGTAATGAAAAACACGCTAGAAGATGCTAACATTCAGCCAAATGAGGTAGACCATATCAATATGCACGCAACCTCTACTCCGCTGGGTGATATTGCAGAGCCAAAAGCCGTGGTAGATTTCTTTGGCGAGCATGCTAAGAATATTCAAATCAATGCAACAAAATCTATGCACGGGCACTTGCTAGGTGCTACTGGTGCCGTAGAGGCCATCGCTACAATTGGTGCCGTGTATAATGGGATTGTGCCTCCTACCATCAACCTGCACGAGAAAGATGAACGGGTAGCTGATTTAGATTATACTTTTAACACACCAAAGGAAAAAGAAATTCGCTATGCTATGAGCAATACTTTCGGCTTTGGTGGGCATAATGCGTGTGTTTTATTTAAAAAGTTTTCTTAA
- a CDS encoding acyl carrier protein — MSDITSRVKAIIVDKLGVEESEVTPEASFTNDLGADSLDTVELIMEFEKEFDIQIPDDQAEKISTVGQAILYIEEVKK, encoded by the coding sequence ATGTCAGACATTACATCAAGAGTAAAAGCTATTATTGTAGACAAACTAGGTGTTGAAGAAAGCGAAGTTACTCCAGAAGCAAGTTTCACTAATGACTTGGGGGCAGATTCACTAGATACTGTGGAATTAATTATGGAATTTGAAAAAGAATTCGATATCCAAATTCCAGATGACCAAGCTGAGAAAATCTCTACTGTAGGACAAGCTATTCTATACATAGAAGAAGTAAAAAAGTAA